A genome region from Bacillaceae bacterium IKA-2 includes the following:
- the yycI gene encoding two-component system regulatory protein YycI — translation MDWSRAKTTFILTFLLLNIFLGYQLNEKREASKISLILEATLQERLSEMNITIVADLHEEELSWTYISGSPDISIDTLIAEKMVTQQIEAVNDETVVVILKNPYSLNQVDRSIKSQAEMFVLENIIYGDEFRFSHYDESLKQIYFYQTFEGKKVDNYESGHLPLLLQLDKDLKIIHYEQDYLVFQPLQPPGREQQIFASTKAIEKLFNEQLIPSDSEINKVELSYFSFFKPHGEVQVFAPMWNIKVNDQMYYVNAIDGAIQNIQ, via the coding sequence GTGGACTGGAGTAGAGCAAAAACAACTTTTATTTTGACATTTTTGCTATTAAATATTTTTCTTGGCTATCAATTGAATGAAAAAAGAGAGGCTAGTAAGATAAGTTTAATACTAGAGGCAACATTACAAGAACGGCTTTCAGAAATGAATATTACGATTGTTGCTGATCTTCATGAAGAAGAGCTTTCATGGACATATATTAGTGGTTCTCCTGATATTTCTATCGATACTTTGATTGCTGAAAAAATGGTGACACAGCAAATAGAAGCAGTAAATGATGAAACAGTAGTCGTCATTTTGAAAAATCCCTACTCTTTAAACCAAGTCGATCGTAGCATCAAATCTCAAGCAGAGATGTTTGTTTTAGAAAATATTATTTATGGTGATGAATTTCGTTTTAGTCATTATGATGAAAGCTTAAAGCAAATATATTTTTACCAAACGTTCGAAGGAAAAAAAGTTGATAATTATGAAAGTGGTCACTTGCCATTGCTGCTTCAGTTAGATAAAGATTTAAAAATCATTCACTATGAGCAAGATTATTTAGTGTTCCAACCGCTCCAACCACCGGGAAGAGAACAACAAATTTTCGCAAGTACAAAAGCGATTGAAAAATTGTTTAATGAGCAGTTAATTCCATCTGATAGCGAAATAAATAAAGTAGAATTAAGTTACTTTAGTTTTTTTAAACCGCATGGTGAAGTTCAAGTGTTTGCGCCAATGTGGAATATTAAAGTTAATGATCAAATGTACTATGTAAATGCCATCGACGGTGCTATTCAAAATATACAATAA
- a CDS encoding MBL fold metallo-hydrolase produces the protein MSLCFSVLASGSTGNAIYIATEKQRILVDAGLSGKAMDSLFKKIDCCPSKLDAILVTHEHIDHIKGVGILARKYNIPVYANEKTWQAMEPALGKISLEQKCIFKMEETKMFGDIDIESFGVSHDAAEPMFYVFHHEGKKLSLITDTGYVSERMKGTIKDSDVFIFESNHDMNMLRMCHYPWSVKRRILGDVGHVSNEDAALALADVIGKKSTRIYLAHLSKDNNMKDLAYLTVQQTLAEQGFELGENLKLLGTDPLKPTEFVAV, from the coding sequence ATGAGTTTATGTTTCAGTGTTTTAGCCAGCGGGAGTACAGGAAATGCCATATATATTGCTACTGAAAAACAACGAATTTTGGTAGATGCCGGTTTAAGTGGAAAGGCAATGGACTCGCTTTTTAAAAAAATTGACTGTTGTCCGAGTAAATTAGATGCTATTCTCGTTACCCATGAGCATATTGATCATATCAAGGGTGTCGGAATACTAGCAAGAAAATATAATATTCCTGTTTACGCAAATGAAAAAACATGGCAGGCAATGGAACCGGCTTTAGGAAAGATTTCACTAGAGCAAAAATGTATTTTTAAAATGGAAGAAACGAAAATGTTTGGCGATATTGATATTGAATCTTTTGGTGTTTCACATGATGCAGCAGAGCCAATGTTTTACGTGTTTCATCATGAAGGAAAAAAACTTTCGTTAATTACTGATACAGGCTATGTTAGTGAGAGAATGAAAGGAACAATAAAAGATTCTGATGTATTTATTTTTGAGTCAAACCATGATATGAACATGCTTAGAATGTGCCATTATCCATGGAGTGTTAAGCGTCGTATTTTAGGTGATGTTGGCCACGTATCAAATGAAGATGCTGCACTTGCTTTAGCTGACGTTATTGGTAAAAAGTCTACCCGTATTTACTTAGCACACTTAAGTAAAGATAACAATATGAAAGACCTTGCTTACTTAACTGTCCAGCAAACCTTAGCTGAGCAGGGTTTTGAGCTAGGAGAGAATTTAAAGTTATTAGGTACAGATCCCCTAAAACCCACGGAGTTTGTAGCGGTTTAG
- the walK gene encoding cell wall metabolism sensor histidine kinase WalK, with translation MHKVGFLKSIHVKIVIIYVLLILIAMQVIGVYFTKQLEDQFVDNFFEMVDERANLLAYNVEQEMKKTRDDTTPTLRSDINFLLREFFTIDNAEAQVIDKNKVVISVSSFQKQHVIGQRSTEVRVKRALLGTEDEDILRDQNTGHRMRVLAVPVKSDNETIGAIYIEASMEEIYDQMEEINQILMTATIIALLFTATLGILLARTITRPILDMREQAQVLGKGDFSRKVHVYGKDEIGQLAITFNELTKKMKEAKETTEAEKRKLNSVLSHMTDGVIATDKNGKIIIMNKQAEIILNVLQEEVLGLLIVELLRLPSDMTIESLYKQKNSLYLDFSDENKPFLLEAKFSVIQKEAGDNNGLITVLHDVTEQEKIEQERREFVANVSHELRTPLTSMRSYLEALQEGALNDPDIGPKFLNVAQTETERMIRLVNDLLQLSKMDSKDYRINLETIDVTKVLNSVIDRYELVSNSEKIYFRRNIINQTTFATVDRDKIIQVFDNILSNAVKYSPEGGKISVTVEEKEKHLKITVSDEGVGIPQESLSQVFERFYRVDKARSRRLGGTGLGLAIAKQIIIAHGGSIELVSEWTVGTTITLTLPYSAVEVVDFND, from the coding sequence ATGCATAAAGTCGGTTTTTTAAAATCGATCCACGTAAAAATTGTCATTATTTATGTTTTACTAATTTTAATAGCGATGCAAGTAATAGGGGTTTACTTTACGAAGCAGCTTGAGGACCAGTTCGTCGATAATTTCTTTGAAATGGTTGATGAGAGGGCAAATTTACTTGCTTATAACGTAGAACAAGAAATGAAAAAAACACGTGACGATACAACGCCAACATTGAGATCAGATATTAATTTTCTTTTACGTGAGTTTTTTACAATTGACAATGCTGAAGCTCAAGTAATTGATAAAAATAAAGTAGTGATTAGCGTTTCTAGTTTCCAGAAACAGCACGTTATTGGACAAAGGTCAACGGAAGTTCGCGTAAAAAGAGCTTTACTGGGAACCGAAGATGAAGATATCCTGCGTGATCAAAATACAGGTCATCGTATGAGAGTGTTAGCGGTTCCGGTTAAATCCGATAATGAAACGATAGGGGCTATTTATATTGAAGCTTCTATGGAAGAAATTTATGATCAAATGGAGGAAATCAATCAAATTTTAATGACGGCGACAATTATAGCTTTATTATTTACCGCCACATTAGGAATACTTTTGGCACGAACGATTACTAGACCAATTTTGGATATGCGAGAGCAAGCACAAGTTTTAGGTAAAGGCGATTTTTCTAGGAAGGTCCATGTTTATGGAAAGGACGAAATTGGTCAATTAGCGATTACGTTTAACGAGTTAACAAAGAAGATGAAGGAAGCAAAAGAAACTACGGAAGCGGAGAAACGTAAACTCAATTCGGTACTTTCTCATATGACAGATGGTGTCATTGCCACTGATAAAAACGGCAAAATAATTATCATGAATAAGCAGGCAGAAATCATTTTAAATGTTTTACAAGAAGAGGTTCTTGGATTATTAATTGTCGAGTTACTTCGCTTACCTAGTGATATGACAATCGAAAGTTTGTATAAACAAAAAAATTCACTTTATTTAGATTTTAGTGACGAGAATAAACCGTTTTTGTTAGAAGCTAAATTTTCTGTTATTCAAAAAGAAGCAGGTGATAATAACGGGCTAATTACTGTTCTGCATGATGTTACTGAGCAGGAAAAAATTGAGCAGGAACGCCGTGAATTTGTTGCTAATGTTTCCCATGAATTACGGACTCCGCTCACGTCAATGAGAAGTTACCTTGAAGCTCTTCAAGAGGGCGCTCTAAATGATCCGGATATTGGGCCGAAATTTTTAAATGTAGCTCAAACAGAAACAGAGCGGATGATCCGGTTAGTGAATGATTTACTTCAATTATCAAAAATGGATAGTAAAGATTATCGTATTAATTTAGAAACAATTGACGTCACTAAGGTATTAAATAGTGTTATTGATCGATATGAACTAGTTTCCAATAGTGAAAAAATTTATTTCCGGCGAAATATTATAAATCAAACAACATTTGCGACAGTAGACCGGGATAAGATTATTCAGGTTTTCGATAATATTTTATCTAATGCTGTAAAGTATTCGCCAGAGGGTGGAAAAATTTCTGTTACTGTTGAGGAAAAAGAAAAGCATTTGAAAATAACCGTTAGTGATGAAGGGGTCGGTATTCCACAGGAAAGTCTTTCACAAGTATTCGAGCGTTTTTATCGTGTTGATAAAGCCAGGTCTAGACGTTTAGGTGGTACGGGACTTGGCCTTGCAATTGCAAAACAAATTATTATCGCACACGGCGGTTCAATTGAGCTTGTTAGTGAATGGACTGTTGGAACAACAATTACGTTAACATTACCTTATTCAGCAGTGGAGGTGGTGGATTTCAATGATTGA
- the yycF gene encoding response regulator YycF, translating into MEKRILVVDDEQPIADILKFNLEKEGYKVECAYDGEEALKKVSEFDPDLLLLDIMLPLKDGMEVCREIRKKYDMPIIMLTAKDSEIDKVLGLELGADDYVTKPFSTRELLARVKANLRRHQQKKEELFPEKKELFIGSLIVQPDAYLVTKRGVAIELTHREFELIYYLAKHIGQVMTREHLLQAVWGYDYFGDVRTVDVTVRRLREKVEDNPSSPNWIVTRRGVGYYLKNYEEI; encoded by the coding sequence ATGGAAAAAAGAATCTTAGTAGTTGATGATGAACAACCAATAGCGGATATCTTGAAGTTCAATCTAGAAAAAGAAGGATATAAAGTTGAATGCGCTTATGATGGTGAGGAAGCTCTAAAAAAAGTTAGTGAATTTGATCCTGATTTACTTTTATTAGATATTATGCTTCCCCTTAAAGATGGTATGGAAGTTTGTCGGGAAATAAGAAAGAAGTATGACATGCCAATTATTATGCTTACGGCAAAAGATTCTGAAATTGATAAAGTTCTAGGTTTAGAACTTGGTGCTGATGATTATGTAACAAAGCCGTTTAGTACGAGAGAGCTATTAGCTAGAGTCAAGGCTAATTTACGACGCCACCAACAAAAAAAAGAAGAATTATTTCCAGAAAAAAAAGAGTTATTTATTGGTTCATTAATTGTCCAACCAGATGCCTATTTAGTTACAAAACGCGGTGTAGCAATCGAATTAACACATCGAGAATTTGAATTGATTTACTATTTAGCCAAACACATAGGACAAGTGATGACACGAGAGCATTTGCTACAAGCTGTCTGGGGATACGACTACTTTGGCGATGTAAGGACGGTCGACGTAACTGTAAGGAGATTAAGAGAAAAGGTAGAAGATAACCCTAGTAGTCCTAATTGGATTGTCACAAGACGAGGAGTAGGCTATTACTTAAAGAATTATGAGGAGATTTAA
- the rlmH gene encoding 23S rRNA (pseudouridine(1915)-N(3))-methyltransferase RlmH has protein sequence MNISIVTVGKLKEKYLMNGINEYIKRLTSYAKVEIIELPDEKAPENLSEAQMQQVKDKEGERILAKVDEDAYVVVLAIEGELWSSEKLAKELDKLGTYGRSKVAFVIGGSLGLSAAVMQRGDAALSFSRMTFPHQLMRLILVEQVYRAFRINRGEPYHK, from the coding sequence GTGAATATCTCGATTGTTACTGTTGGAAAACTTAAAGAAAAATATTTAATGAATGGAATTAATGAATACATAAAAAGATTAACTTCGTATGCCAAAGTAGAGATAATCGAATTGCCAGACGAAAAAGCTCCTGAAAATTTGAGTGAGGCCCAAATGCAGCAAGTAAAGGATAAGGAAGGTGAACGTATTTTAGCAAAGGTCGACGAGGACGCTTACGTCGTCGTCCTCGCAATCGAAGGCGAGTTGTGGAGTTCAGAGAAGCTAGCAAAGGAACTAGACAAGCTGGGCACGTATGGACGCAGCAAAGTGGCTTTTGTTATTGGAGGCTCGCTTGGTTTGAGTGCCGCCGTGATGCAGCGAGGTGATGCCGCCCTTTCGTTTTCGAGAATGACGTTCCCGCACCAGCTGATGCGCTTGATTTTAGTTGAGCAAGTCTACAGGGCGTTCAGGATCAATAGGGGTGAACCGTATCATAAGTGA
- a CDS encoding S1C family serine protease: protein MGYYDEHYSTGTRRAKNSAKEIGITAFISSLFGAFIVLVSVPLLANYGLLPYEVVSKEQNIETATTEGTDNLAQTDNSLNITVNSEIIDAVERVSESVVGVINLGQASAWSASGGEGTGSGVVYKITNDHAYIVTNHHVIDGAQEIEVSLSDGSRVSAELLGFDVITDLAVLQIPPIGVNTVAEFGNSELLRVGEPAIAIGNPLGLQFSRTVTQGIISATERSVPVDLNKDGRVDWEAEVLQTDAAINPGNSGGALINIQGQVIGINSMKIAGSVEGIGFSIPSAIAVPVINDIETYGEVQRPQMGIVIRSLSEIPSNHWDETFNLPGEVKTGVVLEGVEPLSPADEAGLEQYDVIIELDGQAIQDTHDLRKHLYTKKKIGDDLEVTFYRDGQRQTTTLTLVKQAL, encoded by the coding sequence ATGGGATATTACGATGAACACTATTCAACAGGAACAAGACGAGCGAAAAACAGCGCCAAGGAGATTGGCATTACAGCTTTTATTAGTTCTCTATTTGGGGCTTTTATCGTACTAGTTTCGGTTCCATTGTTAGCCAACTACGGATTACTGCCATATGAAGTCGTATCGAAAGAACAAAATATTGAAACAGCTACTACTGAAGGCACAGACAATTTAGCACAGACAGATAATTCATTAAATATCACAGTGAATTCAGAAATTATTGATGCTGTCGAACGTGTATCAGAGTCGGTTGTTGGTGTAATTAATTTAGGGCAAGCGAGTGCTTGGTCTGCAAGTGGGGGTGAAGGAACTGGCTCTGGCGTTGTCTATAAAATAACAAACGACCATGCCTATATTGTAACAAATCATCATGTTATTGATGGAGCTCAAGAAATTGAAGTTAGTTTAAGTGATGGATCAAGAGTTTCAGCTGAATTATTAGGGTTTGACGTCATTACTGATTTAGCTGTTCTACAAATACCTCCTATAGGCGTCAATACTGTTGCTGAATTTGGTAACTCGGAGTTACTTAGAGTAGGCGAACCAGCAATTGCAATTGGTAATCCATTAGGTTTACAATTTTCAAGAACAGTAACCCAAGGTATAATTAGTGCAACAGAAAGAAGTGTACCGGTTGATTTAAATAAAGATGGCCGTGTAGATTGGGAAGCAGAGGTTTTACAAACTGATGCAGCCATTAATCCAGGTAACAGTGGTGGTGCGCTTATTAATATTCAAGGTCAAGTAATTGGAATTAATTCTATGAAAATTGCAGGTTCCGTTGAAGGAATTGGTTTTTCAATACCGAGCGCTATCGCGGTACCTGTTATCAATGATATAGAAACATATGGTGAAGTTCAGCGTCCGCAAATGGGTATTGTCATTCGCTCTCTTTCTGAGATACCAAGCAATCATTGGGACGAAACTTTTAATTTACCAGGTGAGGTCAAGACAGGTGTTGTTCTAGAGGGTGTCGAACCACTGAGTCCCGCCGATGAAGCGGGTTTAGAGCAGTATGATGTTATCATCGAGTTAGATGGTCAAGCAATTCAAGATACTCATGATTTAAGAAAACATTTATACACGAAAAAGAAAATTGGTGACGATTTAGAAGTGACGTTTTATCGCGATGGACAGAGACAAACGACAACGTTAACGCTAGTTAAGCAAGCGTTATAA
- a CDS encoding M23 family metallopeptidase, with protein MIDFNNRLEQLEKKIKSYTKKSHQSVKKFVSKYKRTMGTSLLAATLLTTVIHTDSVKAEGTPKHNLETLYHVYVDGARIGTIDDENSIERIIDEAIREYQETYEDLNFILGSDVTVVPEFVFKLKANTTSTLRELEKRLDIKAEAVALIVDGKEVAYVRSEEDYEEVSKKLKLQYVSEDELAKVMDAKEEDTSLDGPSVDETMVLDVRLSKEIETMEMAVDPKKVLSVKEAVKQLNLGTLEDDVYLVEPGDVLSTIAVAHELSKEELIALNANITENTLLQIGAELNVTVYEPIVKVIVEEAKKVQEEIKFQIETKDDANMWRGDTKVQQEGQNGERVISYSITRENGRIIEEDIVSEKIIKEPVDHLVLRGIKVSTSRGTGKLSWPAVGGYISSYQGTRWGSYHKGIDIARPTNRNILAADNGTIIFAGWDGGYGNKIIINHNNGMRTLYAHLASIDVNVGQTVAKGRKIGVMGTTGNSTGIHLHFEVYQNNQLKDPMNYLNR; from the coding sequence ATGATAGATTTTAATAATCGGTTAGAACAGCTCGAAAAAAAAATTAAAAGCTATACAAAAAAAAGCCATCAATCGGTTAAAAAATTTGTAAGTAAATATAAAAGAACCATGGGGACAAGCTTATTGGCAGCGACATTGTTAACAACAGTTATACATACTGATAGTGTAAAGGCTGAAGGTACTCCTAAACATAACTTAGAAACTCTATATCACGTCTATGTTGATGGTGCTCGAATTGGTACTATTGATGATGAAAACTCAATTGAAAGAATTATAGATGAGGCTATTAGGGAATACCAGGAAACTTATGAAGATCTTAATTTTATTCTTGGATCAGATGTAACGGTAGTACCGGAATTTGTTTTTAAATTAAAGGCTAATACAACTTCAACGCTAAGAGAACTTGAAAAAAGATTAGATATAAAAGCTGAGGCGGTCGCTTTAATTGTTGATGGAAAAGAAGTGGCTTATGTTAGAAGCGAAGAGGATTACGAGGAAGTTAGTAAAAAGTTAAAACTTCAATATGTCTCAGAGGATGAGTTAGCAAAAGTTATGGATGCAAAAGAAGAGGATACTTCCTTGGATGGACCATCTGTTGATGAAACAATGGTTTTAGATGTGAGACTTTCAAAAGAAATAGAAACTATGGAAATGGCAGTAGATCCTAAAAAAGTTTTATCTGTTAAGGAAGCGGTCAAACAATTAAATCTTGGGACGTTAGAGGATGATGTCTATCTTGTAGAACCTGGTGATGTATTAAGTACAATTGCGGTAGCACACGAGTTATCGAAAGAAGAACTTATCGCGCTTAATGCTAATATAACTGAAAACACATTATTACAAATTGGTGCAGAATTAAATGTCACTGTATATGAACCGATTGTAAAGGTAATTGTCGAGGAAGCAAAGAAAGTCCAGGAAGAAATTAAATTCCAAATAGAAACAAAAGATGATGCCAATATGTGGCGAGGCGATACAAAAGTTCAGCAAGAAGGACAAAATGGTGAGAGAGTTATTAGCTATAGTATTACCCGGGAAAATGGTCGAATAATCGAAGAAGATATTGTTAGTGAAAAAATAATCAAGGAACCTGTAGATCATCTTGTTTTGAGAGGAATAAAGGTATCTACATCAAGAGGAACTGGGAAATTATCTTGGCCGGCGGTAGGTGGATACATTTCAAGTTACCAAGGAACACGCTGGGGAAGCTACCATAAAGGAATTGATATTGCAAGACCAACGAATCGTAACATTCTAGCAGCAGACAATGGCACAATTATTTTTGCGGGCTGGGATGGTGGTTATGGCAACAAAATAATTATCAATCATAACAATGGTATGAGAACATTGTATGCACATTTAGCGTCTATTGATGTAAATGTAGGACAAACAGTTGCAAAAGGTCGAAAAATTGGTGTTATGGGTACAACCGGAAATTCGACAGGAATTCATCTGCATTTTGAAGTATATCAAAATAACCAATTAAAAGATCCAATGAATTATTTAAATAGATGA
- a CDS encoding CxxH/CxxC protein yields MYYCCEEHVELAIDMIVDEEEKAPIMEKLNAGKELSTLCTFCTETAIYKLSA; encoded by the coding sequence ATGTATTATTGCTGTGAAGAGCATGTTGAGTTAGCGATCGATATGATTGTGGATGAAGAAGAAAAGGCACCGATAATGGAAAAATTGAATGCCGGAAAAGAGTTATCCACATTGTGTACATTTTGCACAGAGACAGCCATTTATAAACTCAGCGCATAA
- a CDS encoding adenylosuccinate synthase: MASVVVVGTQWGDEGKGKITDYLSEKAEVVARYQGGNNAGHTIVFGGKKYKLHLIPSGIFYKDKVCVIGNGMVIDPKALVQELKYLHDEGVDTSNLKISNRAHVILPYHIKLDIAEEESKGANKIGTTKKGIGPAYMDKAARVGIRIADLLDREEFEIQLERNLKEKNRMFEKFYEIEGFTKEEILDEYFQYGQEIAHYVVDTSVVLNDALDEGKRVLFEGAQGVMLDIDQGTYPFVTSSNPIAGGVTIGSGVGPSKINHVVGVSKAYTTRVGDGPFPTELINEIGDRIREVGNEYGTTTGRPRRIGWFDSVVLRHARRVSGITDLSVNSIDVLTGIETLKICVSYKYRGELMKEFPASLKILAECEPVYEELPGWKEDITGVKSLDELPENARHYLERVSQLSGIPLTIFSVGPDRNQTNLVRGVFA, from the coding sequence ATGGCATCAGTTGTTGTTGTTGGAACTCAATGGGGCGATGAAGGCAAAGGAAAGATTACCGACTATTTGTCTGAAAAAGCAGAGGTTGTAGCTAGATATCAAGGTGGAAACAATGCAGGTCATACAATTGTTTTTGGTGGTAAAAAGTACAAGCTACATTTAATCCCTTCAGGAATTTTTTATAAGGATAAGGTTTGTGTTATCGGTAATGGCATGGTTATTGATCCAAAAGCTTTAGTTCAAGAATTGAAATATTTACATGATGAAGGTGTAGATACAAGTAATTTAAAAATTAGCAACCGTGCTCATGTTATCCTTCCTTATCATATTAAATTAGATATTGCTGAAGAAGAGAGCAAAGGCGCTAATAAAATCGGCACAACCAAAAAAGGAATTGGTCCTGCATACATGGACAAAGCAGCCCGTGTAGGGATTAGAATCGCTGATTTACTTGATCGTGAAGAATTTGAAATTCAATTAGAGCGCAACCTTAAAGAAAAAAATCGTATGTTCGAGAAGTTTTATGAGATTGAAGGATTTACGAAAGAAGAAATTTTAGATGAGTATTTCCAATATGGTCAAGAAATTGCTCATTACGTTGTCGATACTTCAGTTGTTTTAAATGATGCTCTAGATGAAGGCAAAAGAGTTCTTTTTGAAGGTGCACAAGGCGTAATGTTAGATATAGACCAAGGAACTTATCCGTTTGTAACATCTTCAAATCCAATAGCTGGTGGAGTAACAATCGGTTCAGGTGTAGGTCCTTCAAAAATCAATCATGTAGTAGGTGTTTCGAAAGCTTATACAACCCGTGTAGGTGATGGTCCGTTCCCAACCGAATTAATTAATGAAATTGGTGATCGGATTCGTGAAGTTGGAAATGAGTATGGTACGACAACAGGACGCCCGCGTCGTATTGGTTGGTTCGATAGTGTCGTTTTACGTCATGCAAGAAGAGTAAGTGGTATTACTGACTTGTCAGTAAACTCAATTGACGTATTGACAGGCATTGAAACGTTAAAGATTTGTGTTTCGTATAAATACCGTGGTGAGTTAATGAAGGAGTTTCCAGCCAGTCTTAAGATTTTAGCTGAATGTGAGCCAGTGTATGAGGAGTTACCAGGTTGGAAAGAAGATATTACAGGGGTTAAATCTCTTGACGAGCTTCCTGAAAATGCTCGTCACTATCTAGAACGTGTCTCTCAACTTAGCGGTATTCCGTTAACAATCTTCTCAGTTGGTCCAGATCGTAATCAAACCAATCTTGTAAGAGGAGTTTTTGCTTAA
- the queF gene encoding preQ(1) synthase has translation MKMREDSELEGVSLLGNQNVDYKFKYDKIILETFENKHVDNDYWVKFNCPEFTTLCPKTGQPDFATIYISYIPSEKMVESKSLKLYLFGFRNQGDFHEDCINMIMKDLIELMDPKYIEVRGKFTPRGGISIDPYANYGKEATMFAEMAKQRLFNHDMYPEKIDNR, from the coding sequence TTGAAAATGAGAGAAGACAGTGAGCTAGAAGGAGTATCACTATTAGGTAATCAAAACGTCGACTATAAATTTAAATACGATAAAATAATTTTAGAAACTTTTGAAAATAAGCATGTAGACAATGATTATTGGGTGAAATTCAATTGTCCAGAGTTTACTACACTTTGTCCGAAAACTGGACAACCTGATTTTGCAACGATTTATATTTCCTATATTCCTAGTGAAAAGATGGTCGAAAGTAAATCTTTAAAACTATATCTTTTTGGTTTTCGGAATCAAGGAGATTTCCATGAAGACTGTATTAACATGATTATGAAGGATCTAATTGAATTAATGGACCCAAAATATATTGAAGTAAGGGGTAAATTTACTCCAAGAGGTGGTATTTCAATTGACCCCTATGCAAATTATGGAAAAGAAGCAACGATGTTTGCAGAAATGGCAAAACAACGCTTATTTAATCACGATATGTATCCAGAAAAAATTGATAATCGCTAG
- the yycH gene encoding two-component system activity regulator YycH → MIENLKTMVLWLLILLSVFLTYQIWTFQPEYAILKSAEYIDNLQIGEEKSLQEVIKPKHIVFHHQESSFSPSNQLEINDTLYEELFQGLTFENFSPLSNLELRDNRQSNTELEFIFPDSIPAEVIIELFQINSSEQFLLQGIDQVVFSTIEIGEEEQVRVRFVSLKEKLTSEAVTNLSVSRFEEAVMDSISELSYPVFSYVLINYGNGYMKKVYLPDDTLEMDSAIYLSKPIAPEHFKQSLFSDPSFVKNYLQSNGEESFTDGNRMVNVLNSGNVLRYINPGYGDTADRSSKSSLNSSLDFLNGHGGLTNPFYFDSVKSVATSEEITFRLAVGGHPVYESNFYDVNNLFEITLTRVGGNQFEQYIRPLFYIEADPINSVITTKLPSGHELIDLLKNQVGFDRYLLTDINNGFKMNKRQSIITFEPSWFIQYNGKWESISVAETDDSEVIFGGLE, encoded by the coding sequence ATGATTGAGAATTTAAAAACTATGGTTCTTTGGTTATTAATTTTATTAAGTGTTTTTTTAACGTATCAAATTTGGACGTTCCAACCTGAATATGCGATTTTGAAAAGTGCCGAGTATATTGATAACCTCCAAATTGGTGAGGAAAAAAGCTTACAAGAAGTTATTAAGCCGAAGCATATTGTTTTTCATCATCAAGAAAGCTCTTTCTCACCTAGTAACCAACTAGAGATCAATGACACTTTGTATGAAGAATTATTTCAAGGTTTAACGTTTGAGAATTTTTCTCCACTAAGCAATCTAGAACTGAGGGATAATCGTCAGTCCAACACTGAGCTAGAATTTATATTTCCTGATAGTATTCCAGCAGAAGTTATCATAGAGCTCTTTCAAATTAATAGTAGTGAGCAATTTTTATTGCAAGGTATAGACCAGGTAGTTTTTTCAACAATTGAAATCGGCGAGGAAGAACAAGTTAGAGTCAGGTTCGTCTCACTCAAAGAAAAACTTACAAGTGAAGCTGTCACTAATTTATCAGTTAGTAGATTTGAAGAAGCGGTTATGGATTCTATATCAGAATTGTCTTATCCAGTTTTTTCTTATGTATTGATTAATTATGGAAATGGTTATATGAAAAAAGTCTATTTACCTGATGATACTCTAGAAATGGATAGTGCTATCTATTTATCTAAACCAATAGCACCAGAACATTTTAAACAGTCGTTGTTTAGCGATCCTAGTTTTGTAAAGAATTATTTGCAATCTAATGGAGAAGAGTCATTTACGGATGGAAATAGAATGGTTAACGTTTTAAATAGTGGAAATGTACTAAGATATATCAATCCTGGTTATGGAGATACAGCCGATCGAAGTAGCAAATCGTCATTAAATAGTTCTCTTGATTTTTTAAATGGTCACGGGGGACTAACGAATCCATTCTATTTTGATTCAGTAAAATCAGTTGCGACCAGCGAAGAAATTACTTTTCGTCTCGCCGTTGGAGGGCATCCTGTATACGAATCAAACTTCTATGACGTTAATAATCTATTTGAAATCACATTAACCCGAGTTGGGGGTAATCAATTTGAACAATATATCCGACCTTTATTTTATATTGAAGCAGATCCGATAAATAGTGTAATAACAACAAAATTGCCATCTGGCCATGAACTCATTGATTTGTTAAAAAATCAAGTTGGCTTTGATCGATATCTATTAACAGATATAAATAATGGCTTTAAGATGAATAAACGCCAATCAATTATTACATTTGAGCCAAGCTGGTTTATCCAGTACAACGGCAAATGGGAAAGTATCAGTGTTGCAGAAACCGATGATAGCGAGGTGATATTCGGTGGACTGGAGTAG